A region of Solea solea chromosome 7, fSolSol10.1, whole genome shotgun sequence DNA encodes the following proteins:
- the LOC131463187 gene encoding SPARC-related modular calcium-binding protein 1-like, translating to MLALTFTCRALLVSVLCGSVQSDRTAPFLITENMWPRGCVLDCQRGRHRAVCGSNGRLYKSLCAFQRAQCINTHLRLASRAHCSDLSLTQSKCQLARAQALEANARSGSSHFSTAAAMFVPECHPDGHFLPVQCHNQTGYCWCSTPDGKPVSGTSVLHLTPSCTDHIAKFAQIPVKDEVGEPAATVEPRKSAELTAPPIWVTILMNSVRRPTDSPQTCERERASLLSQIHPVWQDQRFIPVCTADGRYNPVQCYNATDYCWCVRVDSGRPLSGTSTRNRVPDCTGAEEDPDRTDRKFIEKPLPGCPGARKEQFLQSLVRALQLEAKHAGSRSLFQASNTPSNASSSTTPSLSSSSSSSPLNAAPSAAQGAVDSSSPEKVLQWHFSQLDVDVSGVLSEREARPLRQFLRRKLKPRRCAKKFAQYCDRDGDRGLTLDELRLCLGL from the exons CCCTTTTTGATCACAGAGAACATGTGGCCCCGTGGGTGTGTCCTGGACTGCCAGAGGGGGCGCCACAGAGCAGTGTGCGGCAGCAACGGCAGGTTGTACAAATCACTGTGTGCCTTCCAGAGGGCTCAGTGCATCAACACACATCTACGGCTCGCTTCACGAGCACACTGCTCAG ATCTGAGTCTGACTCAGTCCAAGTGCCAGCTGGCTCGGGCTCAGGCCCTGGAGGCTAACGCCCGCAGCGGCAGCAGCCATTTTAGCACGGCAGCTGCCATGTTTGTGCCAGAGTGTCACCCAGACGGTCACTTCCTTCCGGTGCAGTGCCACAACCAAACCGGGTACTGTTGGTGCTCCACACCAGACGGCAAACCTGTCAGTGGGACGTCAGTCCTTCATCTGACTCCCAGCTGCACGG ATCATATCGCCAAGTTTGCTCAGATACCAGTCAAAG ATGAAGTTGGTGAACCTGCGGCGACAGTGGAACCCAGAAAATCTGCAG AGCTCACAGCTCCTCCCATCTGGGTGACCATCCTCATGAACTCCGTCAGACGACCCACTG ACAGTCCTCAGACATGTGAGCGCGAGCGAGCATCACTCCTCTCACAGATTCACCCGGTCTGGCAGGACCAGCGTTTTATCCCAGTATGCACTGCAGACGGCCGCTACAACCCCGTGCAGTGTTACAATGCCACAGATTACTGCTGGTGTGTCAGAGTGGACAGCGGCAGGCCACTGTCCGGCACCTCCACAAG gaATCGGGTCCCAGACTGCACTGGTGCAGAGGAGGATCCAGAcagaacagacaggaagttcaTCGAAAAACCTCTTCCTG GGTGTCCTGGAGCTCGTAAGGAGCAGTTTCTACAGAGTCTGGTCAGAGCTCTGCAGCTGGAAGCAAAGCACGCTGGGAGTCGCAGTCTCTTTCA GGCTTCAAATACACCATCAAAcgcttcctcctccacaacaCCTTccttatcctcctcctcctcttcctcacctctGAATGCCGCTCCCTCTGCTGCTCAGGGCGCTGTAGACTCCTCGAGCCCAGAGAAGGTGCTGCAGTGGCATTTCAGTCAGCTGGACGTGGACGTCAGTGGGGTGCTGAGCGAACGCGAGGCTCGTCCACTTCGTCAGTTCCTGCGGCGGAAGTTGAAGCCACGACGTTGTGCCAAAAAGTTTGCTCAGTACTGTGACAGGGATGGAGACCGAGGCCTGACGCTGGACGAGCTCAGGCTCTGCCTGGGCCTCTGA